The following are from one region of the Paenibacillus bovis genome:
- a CDS encoding menaquinone biosynthesis protein codes for MSEFELPIKIGKIEYTNDWPIYQNFDPAQLSVPAVIHSDLPANLNRGLLEDRLFVTPVSSFAYGTRSDDFWLLPDLSVSAQNAVGSILLFSRKPVAELGSGTIALTNTSATSINLLKIILDKRYGHQPEYVSMDPQLDEMMERCDAALLIGDHAIAAAQRDTGYIITDLGLEWKEWTGLSMTFAVWAVNKRFAAVYPELVTEIGEQLRISKQRSVADLDPVIHEARQKMGGSHEYWEHYFRQLWYDFGDKEQQGLALYFQYAYELGLLDHKVNMELWTDNMMTRVNE; via the coding sequence GTGAGTGAATTTGAATTGCCGATCAAAATCGGTAAAATTGAATATACAAATGATTGGCCGATCTATCAGAATTTTGATCCGGCACAATTGTCTGTACCGGCTGTCATACACAGCGATCTTCCGGCTAATCTGAACCGTGGTCTGCTGGAAGACCGTTTGTTTGTTACTCCGGTATCTTCTTTTGCTTATGGAACACGTTCTGACGATTTCTGGTTGCTGCCAGATTTGTCGGTAAGTGCGCAAAATGCGGTCGGATCGATTCTTCTGTTTTCCAGAAAACCGGTAGCGGAACTGGGAAGTGGAACGATCGCGCTGACAAATACTTCAGCCACTTCTATTAATCTGCTCAAAATTATTCTGGATAAAAGATATGGGCACCAACCGGAATATGTATCGATGGATCCTCAGCTGGACGAGATGATGGAGCGCTGTGATGCGGCTCTGCTGATCGGCGATCATGCGATTGCGGCGGCACAGCGTGACACAGGCTATATTATTACCGATCTCGGACTGGAATGGAAAGAATGGACCGGTCTTAGCATGACCTTTGCCGTCTGGGCAGTAAACAAGCGGTTTGCAGCGGTCTATCCGGAGCTGGTAACCGAAATTGGCGAACAGCTGCGTATCAGCAAGCAGCGCAGCGTAGCTGATCTGGATCCGGTTATTCATGAAGCTCGTCAGAAAATGGGTGGCAGTCATGAATACTGGGAACATTACTTCCGGCAATTATGGTATGATTTTGGAGACAAGGAACAGCAGGGGCTTGCTCTTTATTTTCAATATGCCTATGAGCTCGGTCTGCTGGATCATAAAGTGAATATGGAATTATGGACTGACAATATGATGACACGGGTGAACGAATGA
- the mtrB gene encoding trp RNA-binding attenuation protein MtrB — translation MEPSKDGIVNGDYVVIKAKENGVQVIGLTRGRDTRFHHTEKLDKGELLIVQFTENTSAIKIRGDAEVHTKHGTVKTED, via the coding sequence ATGGAACCATCCAAAGACGGAATTGTTAACGGTGATTATGTAGTTATCAAAGCCAAGGAAAATGGAGTACAGGTGATCGGTCTGACCCGTGGCCGTGATACCCGTTTTCATCATACGGAAAAGCTGGACAAAGGCGAGCTGCTGATTGTACAGTTTACCGAGAATACGTCGGCGATCAAAATCAGGGGCGACGCTGAAGTGCATACTAAGCACGGTACCGTTAAAACGGAAGATTAA
- a CDS encoding CheR family methyltransferase: protein MLTNDAVQPDSDYTGFIKKVKDSTGIDLAQYKEAQMKRRLTTLRTKNGFNTFSAFFEAMLKDKSLFYEFLDRMTINVSEFWRNPNRWEVLRDSILPQLQKSGKNLKVWSAACSTGEEPYTIATILADKNILSSTTLHATDIDDGALEKAKKGLYLERSLKDVPADVAKRHFTPNGHMFAVNDNLKKAVQFRKGNLLTDTFETGYDLIVCRNVMIYFTEEAKSMLYHKFAASLRPGGVLFVGSTEQIFSPAQYGFDSSETFFYHKNG, encoded by the coding sequence ATGCTTACAAATGATGCCGTTCAACCAGACTCGGACTATACAGGTTTCATCAAAAAAGTGAAAGATAGTACGGGCATTGACTTAGCACAGTATAAGGAAGCACAAATGAAGCGCAGATTGACAACACTGCGTACCAAAAATGGATTTAACACATTTTCTGCATTTTTCGAAGCGATGCTCAAGGATAAATCATTGTTTTATGAATTCCTCGATCGGATGACAATCAATGTATCCGAATTCTGGCGCAACCCGAACCGTTGGGAAGTACTGCGCGACAGCATTTTGCCGCAACTGCAGAAAAGTGGCAAAAACCTGAAGGTATGGAGTGCTGCCTGCTCTACAGGTGAAGAGCCATATACGATTGCTACGATTTTGGCCGATAAAAATATTCTGTCTTCAACAACACTGCATGCTACGGATATTGATGATGGTGCATTGGAAAAAGCCAAAAAAGGGCTGTATCTAGAGCGTTCTCTCAAGGATGTGCCAGCAGATGTTGCCAAGCGCCATTTTACACCGAACGGTCATATGTTTGCTGTAAATGACAATCTCAAAAAGGCGGTACAATTCCGCAAAGGGAATTTGTTGACAGATACGTTTGAAACCGGATATGACCTGATTGTATGCCGTAATGTCATGATTTATTTTACTGAAGAAGCCAAAAGTATGCTGTACCACAAGTTTGCAGCGAGTCTGCGTCCGGGCGGCGTATTGTTTGTAGGCAGTACGGAGCAGATTTTCTCTCCGGCACAATACGGATTTGATTCATCCGAGACGTTCTTCTATCACAAAAACGGCTGA
- a CDS encoding UbiA-like polyprenyltransferase produces MFKKIKIFLEMIKIEHTLFALPFAFMGAMLGSYVVKGHLPTWEQIVWILVAMVGARSAAMGLNRLIDRTFDGKNPRTMMRAIPAGLLRSGEVVIFIVISLVVFFWAVTQLSPLAFKLLPIAVFMLIIYSFTKRFTWLCHVVLGMTIALAPLGGWVAVAGRIDWAAIVFYIAITFWTAGFDVIYACDDAEFDRKEGLHSIPSRFGIPRALKIAQGFHVITAAGLISLLFITDLGWWYIAGVIIACAILFYEHYIVTPKDLSRLQTAFFTMNGALSIIMFVFTLIDLAVKQWW; encoded by the coding sequence ATGTTTAAAAAGATTAAGATATTTTTGGAAATGATCAAAATTGAGCATACGTTGTTTGCCCTGCCGTTTGCTTTTATGGGCGCGATGCTGGGATCTTATGTAGTAAAAGGCCATCTGCCGACCTGGGAGCAGATTGTATGGATTCTGGTCGCCATGGTTGGTGCACGCAGTGCAGCAATGGGACTGAATCGTCTAATTGACCGTACGTTTGACGGTAAAAATCCGCGTACGATGATGCGGGCTATTCCTGCCGGGCTGCTTCGCTCCGGCGAGGTTGTTATCTTTATTGTGATTTCGCTGGTCGTCTTTTTCTGGGCTGTTACACAGCTATCGCCGCTGGCCTTCAAGCTACTGCCGATTGCAGTCTTTATGCTGATTATTTATTCCTTTACCAAACGCTTTACCTGGCTGTGCCATGTTGTACTCGGAATGACGATTGCGCTTGCGCCGCTGGGCGGCTGGGTAGCTGTCGCTGGCCGAATCGACTGGGCAGCTATTGTATTCTATATCGCTATCACGTTCTGGACAGCCGGATTTGATGTCATCTATGCCTGTGATGATGCAGAGTTCGATCGCAAGGAAGGACTGCATTCGATTCCAAGCCGCTTTGGTATTCCGCGCGCACTGAAAATCGCCCAGGGATTCCATGTAATTACGGCTGCCGGTCTGATCAGTTTGCTGTTTATTACCGATCTGGGCTGGTGGTATATCGCGGGTGTTATTATTGCCTGTGCGATTCTGTTCTACGAGCACTATATTGTTACACCAAAAGACCTGAGCCGTCTGCAGACCGCTTTCTTCACTATGAACGGAGCGCTTAGTATTATTATGTTTGTCTTTACTCTGATCGATCTGGCGGTTAAGCAATGGTGGTAA
- a CDS encoding HU family DNA-binding protein, protein MNKTDLIAQVVEKTELQKKDATKAVDAVFEAISSALQSGDKVQLVGFGNFEVRERSARMGRNPQTGEQMEIPASKIPAFKPGKALKDGIK, encoded by the coding sequence ATGAACAAAACTGATCTGATCGCACAGGTTGTTGAAAAAACAGAACTGCAGAAGAAAGATGCAACAAAAGCAGTTGACGCTGTTTTCGAAGCAATCTCCAGCGCCCTGCAAAGTGGTGATAAAGTCCAACTGGTTGGATTTGGTAACTTCGAAGTTCGTGAGCGTTCTGCACGTATGGGACGCAATCCGCAAACTGGGGAGCAAATGGAAATCCCGGCGAGCAAAATCCCGGCTTTCAAACCTGGTAAAGCACTGAAAGATGGAATTAAATAA
- a CDS encoding UbiX family flavin prenyltransferase yields MVVNRPEHTPSESVASFPAGYHPDHAGKRYVIGITGASGSVYGVRLTEILLSMGYSVHLVISNAGWRVLKEELDWTASSREEMLDGHFGSLPGKLVYHSFSDIGASIASGSFRVKAMIIIPCSMGTLANIAGGISANLMTRAADVMIKEERKLVIVPRETPLHAIHLENMLKLAHMGVSIIPAMPAFYYRPQTLEDAVDFVVGKVLDILDIEHHLFERWGE; encoded by the coding sequence ATGGTGGTAAACCGTCCGGAACATACACCGTCCGAGTCTGTCGCTTCGTTCCCTGCCGGCTATCATCCTGATCATGCCGGCAAGCGTTATGTGATTGGCATTACCGGAGCCAGTGGTTCCGTGTATGGTGTTCGTCTGACTGAAATACTGTTATCGATGGGCTACAGTGTCCACCTGGTGATCTCGAATGCCGGGTGGAGAGTGCTCAAGGAAGAACTGGACTGGACTGCTTCCAGCAGGGAAGAGATGCTTGATGGGCATTTCGGCTCCCTGCCGGGCAAGCTGGTGTATCATTCCTTTTCGGATATTGGAGCATCGATTGCAAGTGGATCATTTCGTGTGAAAGCCATGATCATTATTCCTTGTTCCATGGGCACACTGGCGAATATAGCCGGAGGCATTTCTGCTAATTTGATGACCCGTGCAGCTGATGTGATGATTAAAGAAGAACGGAAACTGGTTATAGTTCCAAGAGAAACACCTTTGCATGCGATTCACCTGGAAAATATGCTCAAGCTGGCTCATATGGGAGTCAGCATCATTCCGGCGATGCCGGCTTTTTATTATCGCCCTCAGACACTGGAAGATGCTGTCGACTTTGTAGTTGGCAAAGTGCTCGATATCCTTGATATTGAGCATCATTTATTTGAACGATGGGGGGAATAA
- the aroH gene encoding chorismate mutase — translation MYVRGIRGATTVTRNDRQEILDETLVLLQEIVDRNEFEPEDISSIWITMTPDLDAVFPALAIREMEGWNMVPLMCALEVPVQGSLPLCIRLMLHINTTKTQQEIRHVYLNEAKRLRPDLATS, via the coding sequence ATGTATGTAAGAGGTATTCGCGGAGCCACAACCGTGACCCGCAACGACCGTCAGGAGATTCTAGATGAAACGCTGGTTCTGCTGCAGGAGATCGTGGATCGCAATGAATTCGAACCGGAAGATATCAGCAGTATCTGGATTACCATGACACCGGATCTGGATGCTGTTTTCCCGGCTCTGGCTATTCGCGAGATGGAGGGCTGGAACATGGTTCCGCTGATGTGTGCGCTGGAAGTACCGGTTCAGGGCAGTCTGCCGCTGTGTATCCGGCTGATGCTGCATATCAATACAACCAAGACCCAGCAGGAAATTCGTCATGTCTACCTGAATGAAGCCAAACGACTTCGTCCCGATCTGGCTACATCCTGA
- the aroB gene encoding 3-dehydroquinate synthase, whose amino-acid sequence MRTVNVQLGERSYPIYIGEGLLQQAGSYLEKHQLSKQSPLLIVTDEKVADPYLGILEQSLTASGFKVVTAIVGSGETSKSLSVFEAVMTKAIEGGLDRKSAVIALGGGVVGDLAGFVAGTYMRGIRFVQMPTTVLAHDSSVGGKVAINHPLAKNMIGVFHQPELVLYDLSTLKTLPAREVYAGLAEMVKHGLIWDREFAYWCLEHAEELKSVDMQAMGYGLEKGCSIKAAVVSKDERENDLRAILNLGHTIGHAIEAVAGYGEIIHGEAISIGMVGSALIGEALGAEPGLVDTTREMLQSLGLPTVLPEHLSVDRIMTAMMHDKKFLEGQMTFVVPLEIGKVEINRNVDYDLVRRTVELLKKEV is encoded by the coding sequence ATCCGGACAGTGAACGTTCAACTTGGCGAACGTTCCTATCCTATTTATATCGGTGAAGGTCTGCTGCAGCAAGCGGGAAGCTATCTGGAGAAACATCAGCTCTCCAAGCAGAGCCCGCTGTTGATTGTTACGGATGAAAAAGTAGCTGATCCTTATCTTGGTATTCTGGAGCAGTCACTGACTGCTTCCGGATTCAAGGTAGTCACGGCGATTGTAGGTTCTGGCGAGACATCCAAATCGCTGTCTGTTTTTGAAGCAGTGATGACCAAAGCAATTGAAGGTGGTCTGGATCGCAAATCTGCAGTTATTGCTCTTGGCGGCGGTGTTGTAGGTGATCTGGCCGGTTTTGTAGCAGGTACGTACATGAGAGGTATTCGTTTTGTGCAGATGCCTACTACCGTACTCGCCCATGACAGCAGTGTAGGTGGCAAAGTAGCGATCAATCATCCTCTTGCCAAAAATATGATCGGCGTATTCCATCAGCCGGAATTGGTTCTGTATGATCTGTCTACGCTCAAAACGCTGCCTGCCCGCGAAGTATATGCGGGACTCGCTGAGATGGTCAAGCATGGACTGATCTGGGATCGTGAATTTGCCTATTGGTGTCTGGAACATGCAGAAGAACTCAAGTCTGTAGATATGCAGGCAATGGGATACGGCCTGGAAAAAGGCTGTTCGATCAAAGCTGCAGTAGTATCCAAGGATGAGCGGGAAAATGATCTGCGTGCAATTCTCAATCTGGGTCATACGATCGGTCATGCGATCGAGGCAGTAGCCGGTTATGGCGAGATTATTCATGGCGAAGCCATTTCGATCGGAATGGTTGGTTCCGCTCTGATCGGCGAAGCACTCGGCGCAGAACCGGGACTGGTCGATACGACCCGTGAAATGCTGCAGTCGCTTGGACTGCCTACCGTGCTGCCGGAACACTTAAGTGTAGACCGGATTATGACTGCCATGATGCATGACAAAAAGTTTCTGGAAGGACAGATGACTTTTGTCGTGCCGCTGGAGATTGGCAAAGTGGAAATTAATCGCAATGTCGATTATGACCTGGTGCGCCGAACGGTTGAGCTTTTAAAGAAAGAGGTGTAA
- the aroC gene encoding chorismate synthase — translation MSIRYLTAGETHGPQLTAIIEGLPSELQLDFEELNFQLARRQKGYGRGRRMQIEKDTADIVGGVRHGYTTGAPVALVVANNDWKHWTKIMNIEPMEGTDEEKRRVHRPRPGHADLNGGLKYNHKDLRNVLERSSARETAIRVAVGAVARQFLASFGIKVGGQVIRIGEIEAPPNNLPLDELVARTEESSVRVVDKETEQKMEAYIDQIKKEGDSIGGIVECIIEGVPVGLGSYVQYDRKLDARIAQAVMSINAFKGVEIGIGFEAGHIRGSQVHDEIMYNEEQGYHRATNRLGGFEGGMTNGMPIVVRGVMKPIPTLYKPLQSVDIDTKEPFTAQVERSDACAVPAASVVMESVVAWEVAKAFLEKFGGDSMTEIRKNLENYQAQVDEY, via the coding sequence ATGAGTATACGTTACTTAACAGCAGGGGAGACTCACGGACCCCAGCTGACTGCAATTATTGAAGGGCTACCAAGTGAGCTGCAGCTTGATTTTGAAGAATTGAATTTCCAGCTGGCACGCCGTCAAAAAGGATATGGCCGCGGTCGCCGGATGCAAATTGAAAAAGATACAGCGGATATCGTAGGTGGTGTTCGTCACGGCTATACAACAGGTGCGCCGGTTGCACTGGTCGTTGCCAATAATGACTGGAAGCACTGGACCAAAATTATGAATATTGAACCGATGGAAGGAACAGATGAAGAGAAACGTCGTGTTCACCGTCCTCGTCCCGGTCATGCCGATCTGAATGGCGGCCTCAAGTACAATCACAAAGACCTGCGTAATGTACTGGAGCGCTCCAGTGCACGCGAGACTGCTATTCGTGTAGCCGTAGGTGCTGTTGCACGTCAATTCCTAGCATCCTTTGGCATCAAAGTTGGTGGACAGGTTATCCGAATCGGTGAGATCGAAGCACCACCGAATAATCTGCCGCTTGATGAGCTGGTTGCCCGTACCGAAGAATCTTCTGTACGTGTCGTTGACAAAGAAACCGAACAGAAAATGGAAGCTTATATCGATCAGATCAAAAAAGAAGGCGATTCGATCGGTGGTATCGTAGAATGCATCATCGAAGGCGTTCCGGTTGGACTGGGCAGTTATGTACAGTATGATCGCAAGCTGGATGCGCGTATTGCACAAGCGGTTATGTCTATCAATGCTTTCAAAGGTGTGGAAATCGGTATTGGCTTTGAAGCAGGACATATTCGCGGTTCCCAGGTGCACGACGAGATTATGTACAATGAGGAGCAAGGCTACCACCGTGCGACGAATCGCCTGGGCGGATTCGAAGGCGGTATGACCAATGGTATGCCAATCGTCGTACGCGGCGTGATGAAGCCGATTCCGACGCTGTACAAGCCGCTGCAAAGCGTAGATATCGATACCAAAGAACCATTCACCGCTCAGGTGGAACGCTCGGACGCATGTGCGGTTCCGGCAGCCAGCGTGGTTATGGAGAGTGTGGTCGCCTGGGAAGTAGCCAAGGCTTTCCTGGAAAAATTCGGCGGTGATTCCATGACGGAGATCCGCAAAAACTTGGAAAACTACCAGGCACAGGTGGATGAATACTAA
- a CDS encoding 2Fe-2S iron-sulfur cluster-binding protein codes for MAGKQQCRIEFRPAGKVVQVPEGTTLLAAARRAGVHLPVRCDGRAACLMCKVMVLPEEQPLGEISLSAPGAAETRKLGLSLQEHIRLGCQARVTGDSIVRVPEDRLKAAIRKQMEQQNDDLSDW; via the coding sequence TTGGCTGGAAAGCAGCAATGCCGGATAGAGTTTAGGCCTGCAGGCAAAGTGGTTCAGGTACCAGAAGGAACAACGCTGCTGGCTGCTGCCAGACGGGCAGGAGTACATCTTCCGGTACGCTGCGACGGCAGAGCAGCTTGTCTGATGTGCAAGGTTATGGTGCTGCCGGAAGAACAGCCTTTGGGAGAAATTTCCCTTTCTGCACCGGGAGCGGCTGAGACACGCAAGCTGGGACTTTCATTGCAAGAACATATACGTCTTGGCTGTCAGGCCCGGGTAACCGGAGATTCTATAGTCCGTGTTCCGGAAGACCGTCTCAAGGCAGCTATTCGCAAACAGATGGAACAGCAAAATGACGATTTGAGTGACTGGTAA
- a CDS encoding heptaprenyl diphosphate synthase component 1 has translation MKPYRLLETSQKYTDYDMIQEHTAIPEFPDIRARLLLAFLNEAADTEQKADRGQLFSLVTGLVQMALDTHDRIDTSPLHQEEAKMRSRQLNVLAGDYFSSRFYELLAKAGEIQMVSRLSEAICENNRLKMNLYQQVQRTMLTSEQYIEAITQLKMQLFLSFKAYLPADRAELWEEMLYAFSRCEVLAEDMQLKQASLQQRPFGHYSLYYALEQATQQDQVAMMAEPVDSPRWQQWYEQYGAVEQIGQLLEQSLSVIQSRLQQPGYERLRADVAPLTEVYATLR, from the coding sequence ATGAAACCGTATCGCTTATTGGAAACATCCCAAAAATATACAGACTACGATATGATTCAGGAGCATACCGCTATTCCCGAATTTCCGGATATTAGAGCTCGTCTATTGCTGGCTTTTCTGAATGAAGCTGCAGACACGGAGCAGAAAGCGGATAGAGGTCAGCTGTTTTCCCTTGTGACCGGATTGGTACAGATGGCGCTGGATACACATGACCGGATTGATACCTCTCCACTGCACCAGGAGGAAGCCAAAATGCGTTCCCGTCAGCTGAATGTACTGGCAGGTGATTATTTTAGTAGCCGCTTTTACGAGCTACTGGCCAAAGCAGGCGAGATTCAGATGGTATCGAGGCTCAGTGAAGCGATCTGCGAGAATAACCGTCTCAAAATGAATTTATATCAACAGGTACAGAGAACAATGCTTACTTCCGAACAGTATATTGAGGCGATTACACAGCTGAAGATGCAGCTGTTTCTTTCATTTAAAGCCTATCTTCCGGCAGATCGGGCTGAACTGTGGGAAGAAATGCTGTATGCATTCAGCCGCTGCGAGGTATTGGCTGAGGATATGCAGCTCAAGCAGGCCTCCCTGCAGCAGCGTCCATTTGGACATTATAGCCTGTATTATGCATTGGAGCAGGCTACCCAGCAGGATCAGGTAGCGATGATGGCAGAGCCGGTAGACAGCCCGCGCTGGCAGCAGTGGTATGAGCAATATGGAGCAGTAGAACAAATTGGCCAGCTGCTGGAGCAATCGCTGTCTGTGATCCAATCGCGTCTGCAGCAGCCGGGTTATGAGCGTCTGCGTGCAGATGTTGCTCCATTGACGGAAGTATATGCCACTTTGCGCTAA
- the hepT gene encoding heptaprenyl diphosphate synthase component II, whose protein sequence is MKLLDIFGTLKKDMNVIERELSRSIDTEHALLNETSLHLLKAGGKRLRPAFVLLAGKYGNYDLERLSNVAVPLELIHMASLVHDDVIDDAETRRGQLTVKSKWDNRIAMYTGDYIYAKALVIVARLENPEIHRVLAKAMVQMSIGEMEQIRDFFNTDQTIRRYLLRIRRKTALLIAISCQLGGLAADAPREVTRQLYRYGYNVGMAFQIRDDVLDLCGTEKQIGKPPGSDLRQGNITLPVLYALQQDSLREPLLAEIQRIHQANGETDVKQAVQMVRGSRGIEQAEALADRYIQKAMDALQQLPSGKTQKHLQEIAHFVAKRSH, encoded by the coding sequence ATGAAACTACTGGACATTTTCGGGACACTAAAAAAAGATATGAACGTAATCGAACGTGAGCTCAGCCGCAGCATTGATACCGAGCATGCGTTGCTTAATGAAACTTCACTTCATCTGTTGAAAGCGGGAGGAAAGCGGCTTCGTCCCGCTTTTGTGCTGCTTGCAGGCAAGTATGGCAACTACGATTTGGAACGTCTTAGCAATGTGGCGGTTCCGCTTGAACTGATCCATATGGCTTCTCTGGTCCATGATGATGTTATTGATGATGCAGAGACCCGTCGTGGGCAGCTGACAGTCAAGTCCAAATGGGATAACCGGATCGCCATGTATACCGGTGACTATATTTATGCCAAAGCCCTCGTGATTGTAGCGAGACTGGAGAACCCTGAGATTCATCGTGTACTCGCCAAGGCAATGGTACAGATGTCGATCGGCGAGATGGAGCAGATTCGTGACTTCTTCAATACGGACCAGACGATTCGCCGTTATCTACTGCGGATTCGCCGCAAAACGGCTTTACTGATTGCCATCAGCTGTCAGTTGGGCGGATTGGCTGCCGATGCGCCACGTGAAGTAACACGTCAGCTGTATCGTTACGGCTATAATGTAGGCATGGCTTTTCAGATTCGTGATGATGTGCTGGATCTATGCGGTACGGAAAAACAGATCGGCAAACCGCCAGGCAGCGATCTGCGCCAGGGCAATATTACGCTGCCGGTACTGTATGCCCTGCAGCAAGATTCTCTTCGGGAGCCACTGCTTGCCGAGATTCAACGCATTCATCAGGCCAATGGAGAGACTGATGTAAAACAGGCGGTACAAATGGTACGCGGCAGTCGGGGAATCGAGCAGGCAGAAGCTCTGGCAGACCGTTATATCCAAAAAGCGATGGATGCTTTGCAGCAGCTGCCATCCGGCAAAACACAGAAGCATTTGCAGGAAATTGCTCATTTTGTTGCTAAGCGCTCCCATTAA
- a CDS encoding demethylmenaquinone methyltransferase yields MNKPESAKPKEQFVQSVFESIAPQYDMMNDVLSFRMHKKWRKFTMKKMNVQQGDSALDVCCGTCDWTLSLAEASGTGQVCGLDFSPNMLQFGQKKIDRDGWSNNITLTQGNAMDLPYADNSFDYVTIGFGLRNVPDLEKTLKEMKRVVKPGGMVVCLELSKPTWQPFKGVYYFYFQNLLPLMGKLVAKRYEQYKWLPDSLKAFPGREELAGVFRNIGLQQVQAYPLTGGIAALHIGIKEKQDV; encoded by the coding sequence ATGAACAAACCGGAAAGTGCCAAACCGAAGGAACAATTTGTCCAGTCGGTTTTTGAATCGATTGCGCCCCAATACGATATGATGAATGATGTGCTGAGTTTCCGCATGCACAAAAAATGGCGCAAATTTACAATGAAAAAAATGAATGTACAGCAGGGCGATTCGGCTCTGGATGTGTGCTGCGGCACATGTGACTGGACACTCAGTCTGGCGGAAGCCAGCGGTACCGGCCAGGTCTGCGGACTGGATTTCAGTCCCAATATGCTTCAGTTCGGTCAGAAAAAAATTGACCGTGACGGATGGAGCAACAATATTACGTTGACCCAGGGGAATGCGATGGATCTGCCGTATGCAGACAACTCATTCGACTACGTTACGATCGGGTTCGGGCTGCGCAATGTACCTGATCTGGAAAAGACGCTCAAGGAAATGAAGCGTGTTGTCAAACCGGGTGGCATGGTGGTATGTCTGGAACTGTCCAAGCCAACCTGGCAGCCATTTAAAGGCGTGTATTATTTTTATTTTCAGAATTTGCTGCCGCTGATGGGCAAGCTGGTCGCCAAGCGTTATGAGCAGTACAAATGGCTGCCGGATTCGCTCAAGGCTTTCCCTGGACGCGAGGAGCTGGCTGGTGTATTCCGTAATATCGGACTGCAGCAGGTACAGGCTTATCCGCTGACCGGTGGAATTGCAGCACTTCATATTGGGATCAAGGAGAAGCAGGATGTTTAA
- the ndk gene encoding nucleoside-diphosphate kinase, with protein MERTFLMIKPDGVQRGLMGRIISRFEDKGFKLIGGKFLIPTEEQAKRHYAEHEGKVFYGELIDFITSGPVFAMVWEGDDVITLSRTLMGKTKVTEALPGTIRGDFAAHTPFNLIHGSDAPESAEREIANFFTPDELSVYEKNISVWL; from the coding sequence ATGGAACGCACATTTTTGATGATTAAACCTGATGGAGTACAGCGGGGGTTAATGGGACGCATTATCAGCCGCTTCGAAGACAAAGGATTCAAATTGATCGGAGGCAAGTTTCTTATTCCGACGGAAGAGCAGGCCAAACGGCATTATGCCGAACATGAAGGCAAAGTGTTCTACGGAGAACTTATCGACTTCATTACTTCGGGACCGGTATTTGCCATGGTATGGGAAGGTGACGATGTCATCACATTATCCCGTACATTGATGGGCAAAACCAAAGTGACCGAAGCATTGCCTGGCACGATCCGTGGGGATTTCGCTGCCCACACTCCTTTCAATCTGATTCATGGCTCCGATGCGCCTGAAAGTGCAGAACGAGAGATCGCGAACTTTTTTACTCCAGACGAATTAAGCGTTTACGAGAAAAATATTTCCGTCTGGCTCTAA